In Nitrospira sp. MA-1, one genomic interval encodes:
- a CDS encoding universal stress protein, producing the protein MPNHRLRQPLLRPVVHCSDFSPGSHTAFAHALKAALTAKAKLSILHVADDMEANWTEFPGVRNILERWELLPRNSPRSAVPELGINVRKLTIQHKDPVKSVVEWLEHHPTDLLVLATQQDNNRVFWMSRSVAKPITRKSRLMTLLIPKGIIGFVSKQDGAVSLKHIVIPVAADPKPQPAIQAAARLVQQLNCPSGRFTVLHVGENGQMPTVRFPSVPGWSWTKVTEDGDISKIILKTVKDHKADLLIMTTAGRRGFLDALRGSQTEQVLRKASCPVLTIPAGGWMASLLETETDGDT; encoded by the coding sequence ATGCCCAACCATCGTTTACGACAACCGCTTCTCCGACCTGTGGTTCATTGTTCCGATTTTAGCCCAGGCAGTCATACGGCTTTCGCCCATGCTCTTAAAGCAGCCTTAACTGCCAAAGCAAAGCTTTCGATTTTACACGTCGCCGACGATATGGAGGCGAATTGGACAGAGTTTCCTGGAGTCAGAAATATACTTGAACGATGGGAACTGTTACCGAGGAATAGCCCACGGTCAGCAGTACCGGAATTGGGGATAAATGTTAGAAAGTTAACGATCCAACATAAGGATCCCGTTAAATCCGTCGTGGAGTGGTTAGAACATCACCCAACCGATCTCCTTGTTCTAGCGACTCAACAGGACAACAACCGGGTTTTCTGGATGAGCAGGTCGGTGGCCAAGCCGATTACGAGGAAATCACGCTTGATGACCCTCTTGATACCGAAGGGAATCATAGGTTTTGTGTCTAAGCAAGATGGTGCCGTCTCATTGAAGCATATTGTAATCCCGGTGGCAGCTGATCCTAAACCCCAACCTGCGATCCAGGCAGCCGCCCGTCTTGTGCAACAACTCAATTGCCCGTCCGGTCGGTTCACCGTCCTCCACGTCGGCGAGAACGGCCAAATGCCGACCGTACGATTTCCGTCAGTACCAGGGTGGAGTTGGACCAAGGTCACAGAAGACGGCGACATTTCAAAGATTATTCTGAAGACCGTCAAGGACCATAAAGCAGATCTCTTAATCATGACAACGGCAGGGCGTCGCGGATTCTTGGATGCGTTGCGGGGCAGTCAGACGGAACAAGTTCTTAGAAAAGCATCCTGCCCGGTCTTGACGATTCCGGCTGGAGGATGGATGGCCTCTTTACTGGAGACCGAAACGGATGGAGACACTTAG
- a CDS encoding lipase family protein, with product MVGAVLSSKPMYFPPAPFDLAEAVECSDLVDMAYGMYYQWVQQGKPHTPNDLRWQLPHNSPYRFGEPIWGNSEVLVFWDLEPFALVAQRDDKAYAIFRGTETLEDWYKDAEVKQVPYELPHISNVGLVHEGFFDLYKSLRLPLLSQLNALQGIRTLYITGHSLGAALAMVSTPDLMANALTQHTPNVFQYNLAGPRACDPKLATFLNTGHAQIYRIVNSCDLVPEVPPSVYLGFTEKVLYEHVGYPVTFTAQYGDVPGNHAHHTSYNYALKNPQQPQGTV from the coding sequence ATGGTAGGAGCAGTCCTGTCGAGCAAACCCATGTATTTCCCACCGGCCCCATTCGATTTAGCCGAGGCGGTGGAATGTTCCGATCTGGTGGATATGGCCTATGGTATGTACTACCAATGGGTACAGCAGGGTAAACCCCACACGCCAAATGATTTACGTTGGCAACTTCCTCATAACTCGCCGTATCGCTTCGGCGAACCGATCTGGGGCAATTCCGAGGTACTTGTGTTTTGGGATTTGGAACCCTTTGCCTTGGTCGCCCAGCGGGACGACAAGGCTTATGCCATTTTCCGCGGGACGGAAACCCTGGAGGATTGGTACAAGGATGCGGAAGTCAAACAAGTTCCTTATGAGCTGCCACATATTTCCAATGTTGGTCTCGTGCATGAAGGATTCTTTGACCTGTATAAATCCCTTCGTCTCCCCCTCTTATCGCAACTCAATGCGCTGCAAGGCATTCGCACGTTGTACATCACCGGCCACAGTCTGGGTGCAGCCTTGGCCATGGTATCTACACCGGACTTAATGGCCAACGCGTTGACGCAACATACTCCAAACGTCTTCCAATACAATTTAGCGGGTCCCCGTGCTTGCGATCCAAAGTTGGCCACCTTTCTTAATACCGGTCATGCTCAAATTTATCGGATTGTGAATAGTTGCGATCTGGTGCCGGAAGTGCCCCCGTCAGTATACCTTGGTTTTACGGAAAAGGTCCTGTATGAACATGTGGGCTACCCTGTGACCTTCACCGCGCAATACGGGGATGTCCCCGGTAACCATGCTCATCACACCAGTTACAATTACGCGTTAAAAAATCCCCAACAACCTCAAGGCACTGTATAA
- a CDS encoding MFS transporter: MESEAPSSSRQRIILAGLIGNVMEWYDFAVYGYFATIIGRQFFPSDNPAVSLITAFGAFAAGFLVRPLGGLLFGRIGDLIGRTRALTLSVITMAVPTVLIGLLPTHAEIGLAAPVLLVAFRMIQGLSVGGEYTSSLVFLVENSPHNRRAFSAIWGVWGAGAGILLGSGVGALLTNGLDEAQVVSWGWRLPFILGALVAGTGYFVRRNIHTERPVGETTSPVLDSFGKHRSSVMKVALLNVGYGISFYAAFVYAVTYIKEIDHLPEGVAFNLNTLSMALLLLFLPMGAWLSDKIGRKPVLIAAGTLMTFGAIPLFLLIHTTHPITILLGELGFALIIGMLAGGIVAANVELIPGPVRCTGLAFAYNLSIGVFGGTTPLMAAWLIAASGNPIMPAYWIAMGGAVTLLTSIFLIRETAFIELD; this comes from the coding sequence TTGGAGAGTGAAGCGCCATCTTCGTCCCGGCAACGCATTATCCTAGCCGGGCTCATCGGCAACGTGATGGAGTGGTATGACTTTGCCGTGTACGGCTATTTTGCCACCATCATTGGACGCCAATTTTTTCCGTCCGATAATCCAGCCGTTTCATTGATCACGGCCTTCGGTGCGTTCGCCGCAGGCTTTTTGGTTCGGCCCTTGGGAGGTTTGTTGTTTGGCCGGATCGGTGACTTAATTGGACGCACCCGCGCGCTGACGCTTTCAGTCATCACCATGGCTGTTCCCACAGTGTTGATTGGTCTTTTACCTACTCACGCGGAAATCGGATTGGCGGCCCCTGTTTTGCTGGTCGCTTTTCGAATGATTCAGGGATTATCGGTGGGCGGGGAGTACACGAGTTCCTTGGTCTTTTTGGTAGAAAATTCTCCGCACAATCGAAGAGCCTTCAGTGCCATTTGGGGTGTCTGGGGGGCAGGAGCCGGGATCCTTTTAGGCTCCGGTGTCGGGGCACTCCTGACGAATGGGCTTGATGAGGCACAAGTAGTCAGTTGGGGTTGGCGTCTTCCATTTATCCTGGGTGCGCTGGTAGCCGGCACTGGATATTTTGTCCGGCGTAATATCCACACTGAAAGGCCTGTCGGTGAAACGACAAGCCCGGTCCTCGATTCCTTTGGGAAACACCGCTCATCAGTCATGAAGGTCGCACTCCTTAATGTTGGGTATGGCATTTCTTTTTACGCGGCTTTTGTCTATGCCGTCACCTACATCAAGGAAATCGATCATTTGCCTGAGGGCGTGGCCTTTAATCTGAACACGTTAAGCATGGCCCTGTTGTTATTGTTCCTTCCGATGGGCGCCTGGCTATCGGATAAAATCGGGCGTAAGCCTGTATTGATCGCTGCCGGTACGCTGATGACCTTCGGAGCCATTCCGCTTTTCCTTTTGATCCACACGACTCATCCGATAACTATTCTCCTTGGGGAATTGGGGTTCGCGTTGATCATCGGAATGTTAGCCGGAGGGATTGTCGCCGCCAATGTGGAATTGATTCCGGGTCCCGTCCGATGCACCGGCCTCGCGTTTGCGTATAACCTTTCGATCGGCGTGTTTGGCGGCACTACGCCGCTGATGGCCGCCTGGCTGATTGCAGCTTCAGGCAATCCGATCATGCCGGCGTATTGGATCGCCATGGGTGGAGCGGTCACCTTGCTGACATCAATCTTCCTTATTCGCGAAACGGCGTTCATCGAACTTGACTGA